The proteins below are encoded in one region of Puntigrus tetrazona isolate hp1 chromosome 5, ASM1883169v1, whole genome shotgun sequence:
- the LOC122345274 gene encoding butyrophilin subfamily 1 member A1-like: MSQSPIHQDGNVPSVLQENKKRSVATNKLSLHITQPSDSDNGSYSASDTNNDHFQLVIPQTAQEAQISMGSEITVPCHLSPEVCASAMQIKWFKETDCVCIYKNGHVIEGRSYKDRARLDTPVLERGNVSLHLNKFSVSDVGDYYCQVITRDTTKQITVGVRIKPASQSPTFQDQSVQLMLFETDKVWTEEETDNMDKSALRAEMKVNNEQDTLLNVYIQKSWKKPKRS; the protein is encoded by the exons ATGAGTCAGTCACCAATACACCAAGATGGAAATGTTCCATCAGTGCTACAAGAG AATAAAAAGAGAAGCGTGGCAACCAACA AATTATCACTTCACATTACACAGCCCAGTGATTCAGATAATGGG AGTTATAGCGCGAGTGATACAAACAATG ATCATTTTCAGCTTGTTATTCCTCAAACAGCTCAAGAAGCACAGATTTCTATGGGGTCTGAAATCACTGTTCCCTGTCACTTGTCTCCTGAAGTCTGTGCCAGTGCCATGCAGATCAAATGGTTTAAGGAGACAGACTGCGTTTGCATCTACAAGAACGGACACGTGATTGAGGGGAGGAGCTACAAAGACAGAGCGAGACTTGACACTCCTGTACTGGAGAGAGGAAACGTGTCCTTACATCTAAATAAGTTCAGTGTGTCAGATGTTGGAGATTACTATTGTCAGGTCATCACTAGAGACACGACAAAACAGATCACAGTAGGAG tgAGGATAAAACCTGCGAGTCAGTCTCCAACATTTCAAGACCAATCTGTTCAGCTAATGCTGTTTGAG ACCGACAAAGTATGGACTGAAGAGGAAACAGACAACATGGATAAATCTGCTCTAAGGGCTG agatGAAAGTGAACAATGAGCAGGATACATTGCTTaatgtttacatacaaaaaagCTGGAAAAAGCCGAAGAGGAGTTGA
- the sh2d1aa gene encoding SH2 domain containing 1A duplicate a produces MEDLAEYHGSISKRRAEKILSEAGRDGSYLIRDSASAAGSYCVCVLCDGWVYTYRVFKQKDGLWTIEVAPGMKERLFRKVANLIAAFKIPDQGISVPLLYPVNRAK; encoded by the exons ATGGAGGATCTGGCAGAGTATCACGGGAGCATTAGTAAGAGGCGAGCGGAAAAGATCCTGAGTGAAGCAGGCAGAGACGGCAGCTATCTGATCAGAGACAGCGCGAGCGCCGCGGGGTCTTactgcgtgtgtgtgct GTGTGATGGATGGGTTTACACCTACCGAGTTTTCAAACAGAAGGATGGCCTCTGGACAATAGAG gtgGCTCCTGGGATGAAGGAAAGACTCTTTAGGAAAGTTGCCAACCTTATTGCTGCCTTTAAGATCCCAGACCAAGGCATCTCTGTTCCTCTTTTGTATCCTGTAAACAGAgctaaataa